The Solanum lycopersicum chromosome 9, SLM_r2.1 genome window below encodes:
- the LOC101247359 gene encoding wall-associated receptor kinase 2: MQLRQLPFFISFMLILTLDTAQIIPSNTTPPPPTNTTSPPITAATTTITKAVIITKPGCPKKCGNLTVPYPFGIGLGSGCALDPNFEINCDTDTIDSPTPFIGNIRVYDISDAEMRVSTNINQRCYSSTGRLLRNDPSWMNLGTSSPYSFSTLNRFTVVGCDEVAIIFGGGFANGCPAICINTSQVTEGSCMGTGCCQITIPKGLRIFNTTMQSSPQNHTGVWSFNPCGYSFLGEGSRFEFKGLQDLRDLNFKKRILDNVPIVLDWAIGTLSCVEARKSNDYTCLNNSQCVDSNTGLGGYRCACNPGYEGNPYIGPGCQDIDECLNPNTNLCEQICINLPGSYNCSCPQGYRGDGRKNGRGCIAPNSNSEFPWIKFSIGMGVGFMSLVVGTTWLYFSIKKRKLIKLREKFFQQNGGLLLKQRISSNEGGVGATKVFTAEELKKATNNYASDRILGRGGNGIVYKGILPDNRIVAIKKSKFVDEDQIEQFINEVLILTQVNHRNVVRLFGCCLEAEVPLLVYEYVSNGTLYEHIHNQNGAPWLSWKNRLRVASETASALAYLHSSAQMPIIHRDVKSANLLLDDVYTAKVADFGASRLIPLDQTHIATLVQGTLGYLDPEYFRLSKLTEKSDVYSFGVVLAELLTGIKPISRDKNNKDKNLAECFILSMRKNQLFQILDRRVVKEGSLEQLQKVAELVKNCLRLHGEHRPTMKEVAMKLESLRKFTKNNPWANGHGPEENEDESTDLYTIPIDSNTGINKFSGQNSSISNTNTSMFSSLIYTKTNIPR; the protein is encoded by the exons atgcagcTTAGGCaacttcctttttttatttcatttatgcTAATTTTGACATTAGACACTGCCCAAATTATCCCTTCTAACACCACCCCTCCGCCACCCACAAACACCACATCTCCGCCAATCACCGCCGCCACCACCACGATCACTAAAGCTGTGATTATTACAAAACCAGGATGTCCAAAAAAGTGTGGGAACCTAACAGTTCCGTACCCTTTTGGGATTGGCCTAGGGTCTGGTTGTGCCTTGGACCCAAATTTCGAGATAAATTGTGACACTGATACGATAGATTCTCCAACACCATTCATTGGAAATATTCGTGTGTATGACATATCTGACGCTGAAATGCGTGTATCCACTAACATAAATCAGAGATGTTATTCATCCACGGGCAGGTTGCTTCGGAATGATCCTTCTTGGATGAACTTAGGAACCTCGAGTCCTTACAGTTTCTCCACCCTCAATCG GTTCACTGTTGTTGGTTGTGATGAAGTTGCTATAATATTTGGAGGTGGGTTTGCTAATGGCTGCCCGGCGATCTGTATTAATACGAGTCAGGTAACAGAAGGAAGCTGTATGGGTACTGGTTGCTGTCAAATAACAATACCAAAAGGCTTGAGAATTTTCAACACAACGATGCAAAGTTCGCCACAAAATCACACTGGAGTTTGGTCATTCAATCCATGTGGATATTCATTTCTTGGTGAAGGTAGTCgatttgaattcaagggttTACAAGATCTACGCgatcttaattttaaaaagaggaTTTTGGATAATGTTCCTATTGTGTTAGATTGGGCTATTGGAACTCTTAGTTGCGTTGAAGCACGAAAAAGTAACGATTATACTTGTTTGAACAATAGCCAATGTGTTGATTCCAACACTGGCCTTGGTGGTTATAGGTGTGCCTGTAACCCGGGATATGAAGGCAATCCATATATCGGCCCAGGTTGTCAAG ATATTGATGAATGTTTGAATCCAAATACCAATTTGTGTGaacaaatttgtataaatttaccGGGGAGTTACAATTGTTCATGTCCACAAGGATATAGGGGTGATGGAAGAAAGAACGGTCGTGGTTGTATTGCACCAAACTCGAATTCAGAGTTCCCATGGATTAAGTTTTCCATTG GTATGGGAGTTGGTTTTATGTCCCTAGTAGTTGGGACAACTTGGCTCTATTTCAGcatcaagaaaagaaaactcATTAAACTGCGCGAGAAATTCTTCCAACAAAATGGGGGTTTGCTGTTGAAACAACGAATATCTTCTAACGAGGGTGGTGTGGGAGCAACCAAAGTTTTTACAGCAGAAGAGTTGAAGAAGGCTACAAACAACTATGCTAGTGATAGAATTCTTGGTCGTGGTGGAAATGGAATTGTCTATAAAGGTATTCTACCTGATAACCGCATAGTTGCTATTAAGAAATCTAAGTTTGTGGACGAGGATCAAATTGAACAGTTCATCAATGAGGTTCTTATTCTTACTCAAGTCAACCATAGAAACGTGGTGAGACTCTTTGGATGTTGTTTGGAAGCCGAAGTGCCTTTACTAGTTTACGAATACGTTTCTAATGGAACTCTTTACGAGCATATCCACAACCAAAATGGAGCACCTTGGTTATCATGGAAGAATCGGCTAAGAGTTGCTAGTGAGACAGCAAGTGCACTTGCTTACCTTCATTCATCCGCCCAAATGCCAATAATTCATAGAGATGTCAAGTCTGCCAATTTATTGTTGGACGATGTTTACACCGCGAAAGTGGCAGATTTTGGAGCATCAAGATTAATCCCTCTTGATCAAACACATATCGCTACATTGGTTCAAGGAACATTAGGATACCTAGATCCTGAATATTTTCGTTTAAGTAAATTGACAGAGAAAAGTGATGTTTATAGTTTTGGAGTAGTCCTTGCAGAACTTTTAACAGGTATAAAACCTATTTCGAGGGATAAGAATAACAAGGACAAGAATTTGGCAGAGTGTTTCATTTTGTCCATGAGAAAGaatcaattatttcaaattcttGATCGAAGAGTGGTAAAAGAAGGAAGCCTTGAACAACTCCAAAAGGTGGCTGAGCTAGTGAAAAATTGTCTTAGATTGCACGGTGAACATAGGCCTACAATGAAGGAAGTAGCAATGAAACTTGAGAGTTTGCGGAAGTTCACAAAAAATAACCCTTGGGCTAATGGACATGGACCTGAAGAGAACGAAGATGAATCAACAGATCTTTATACAATTCCAATTGATTCAAATACAGGTATCAACAAATTCTCTGGACAAAACAGTTCCATCTCCAACACAAATACCAGTATGTTTTCTTCACTGATATATACTAAGACAAATATTCCGCGGTGA
- the LOC101263242 gene encoding wall-associated receptor kinase 2-like → MQHYQVALFSFQLPCFMLILTLATAQIIPSNTTSPPTNSTSPPTNATAPAPSPTNTITKAANITKPGCPKQCGNVTVPYPFGIGSGCALDPMFEIDCNVTTPFIGNIQIYDISDAEMRISNFINTKCYSQTGVLIQDIPSWITLGTKSPYTFSTLNRFIVVGCDDGAIVSGNNFANGCPSLCTSTNDIVKGKCMGFGCCQITIPKGLKFFNTTMVTTRNHSLIWSFNPCGHSFLGEASRFEFQGIEDLSDVNFANKIRNNVPIVLDWAIGNLSCVEARKSNDYACLNNSQCVDSDTSLGGYRCSCNSGYIGNPYIGSGCQDIDECADPNTNSCEKICTNIPGSYNCSCPEGYTGDGRKNGRGCIAPNSNSEFPWIKFSVGMGVGFMSLVIGTTWLYFFIKKRKLIKLREKFFQQNGGLLMKQRMSSNEGGVEATKIFTAAELKKATNNYASDRILGRGGNGIVYKGILSDNRIVAIKKSKFMDEEQVEQFINEVLILTQVNHRNVVRLFGCCLEAEVPLLVYEYISHGTLYEHIHNRNGAPWLSWENRLRVASETASALAYLHSSAQMPIIHRDVKSANLLLDDVYIAKVADFGASRLIPIDQTHLATMVQGTLGYLDPEYFRTSQLTEKSDVYSFGVVLAELLTGMKPISKDRNEEEKNLAEYFVLSMRRNQLFQILDRRVVREGSLEQLQKVAELVKSCLSLHGEDRPTMKEVASELENLRKFTKNNPWANGNGHEENEDELSDLYTIPIESNTDIDNFSGQYSSNSYTNSSNFSGQYSSGSTSNTNSPLMKNRRAI, encoded by the exons aTGCAGCATTATCAAGTTGCTCTGTTTTCTTTCCAACTCCCCTGTTTTATGCTAATCTTAACACTAGCCACCGCCCAAATTATCCCTTCTAACACCACATCTCCGCCCACAAACTCCACTTCTCCGCCAACGAATGCCACCGCCCCCGCCCCCTCCCCCACCAACACAATCACCAAAGCTGCTAACATCACAAAACCAGGATGTCCAAAACAGTGTGGAAACGTTACAGTTCCATATCCATTTGGAATTGGGTCTGGTTGTGCCTTAGACCCCATGTTTGAGATCGACTGCAACGTTACAACACCATTCATAGGGAATATTCAAATTTACGATATCTCAGACGCTGAAATGcgtatatcaaattttataaatacaaaGTGTTACTCACAAACAGGAGTTTTAATTCAAGATATTCCTTCTTGGATAACTTTAGGAACAAAAAGTCCTTACACTTTTTCTACCCTCAATAG ATTCATCGTGGTTGGTTGTGATGACGGTGCTATAGTGAGTGGAAATAACTTTGCTAATGGTTGCCCCTCTCTCTGCACGAGCACCAATGATATAGTTAAAGGAAAATGTATGGGTTTTGGTTGCTGTCAAATTACAATACCAAAAGGCTTGAAATTTTTCAATACAACTATGGTAACCACAAGAAACCATAGCTTAATTTGGTCGTTTAATCCATGTGGACATTCGTTTCTTGGTGAAGCTAGTCGATTCGAGTTTCAGGGTATAGAGGATCTTAGTGATGTTAATTTTGCAAACAAGATTAGGAATAATGTGCCTATTGTGTTAGATTGGGCTATTGGAAATCTTTCTTGTGTTGAAGCACGAAAAAGTAACGATTATGCTTGCCTCAATAATAGCCAATGTGTTGATTCCGACACTAGCCTTGGTGGCTATCGGTGTAGCTGTAACTCGGGATATATAGGCAATCCATACATCGGCTCTGGCTGCCAAG ATATCGATGAATGTGCGGATCCAAATACCAATTCATGTGAAAAGATTTGCACAAACATACCTGGGAGTTACAATTGTTCTTGTCCAGAAGGATACACCGGTGATGGCAGAAAGAATGGCCGTGGTTGTATTGCACCAAATTCGAACTCAGAGTTCCCATGGATCAAGTTTTCTGTTG GTATGGGAGTTGGTTTTATGTCACTAGTAATTGGGACAACTTGGCtctattttttcatcaaaaaaagaaaactcaTTAAACTTCGCGAGAAATTCTTCCAACAAAATGGTGGTTTGCTTATGAAACAAAGAATGTCTTCTAACGAGGGTGGTGTTGAAGCAACCAAAATTTTCACTGCTGCAGAGCTGAAGAAGGCTACAAACAACTATGCCAGTGATAGAATTCTTGGTCGTGGTGGAAATGGAATTGTCTACAAAGGCATTCTATCTGATAATCGCATAGTTGCTATTAAGAAATCTAAGTTTATGGACGAGGAACAGGTTGAACAGTTCATTAACGAGGTACTTATTCTTACTCAAGTCAACCATAGAAATGTTGTGAGACTCTTCGGATGTTGTTTGGAAGCCGAAGTTCCTTTACTTGTCTATGAATACATTTCTCATGGAACTCTTTACGAGCATATCCACAATCGAAATGGAGCACCTTGGTTATCTTGGGAAAATCGGCTAAGAGTTGCTAGTGAGACAGCAAGTGCACTTGCTTACCTTCATTCATCCGCGCAAATGCCTATAATTCATAGAGATGTCAAGTCTGCCAATTTATTGTTGGATGATGTTTACATCGCGAAAGTGGCAGATTTTGGTGCTTCAAGGTTGATCCCTATTGATCAAACACATCTTGCTACAATGGTTCAAGGGACATTAGGATACCTAGATCCTGAATACTTTCGGACAAGTCAATTGACTGAGAAAAGTGATGTTTATAGTTTTGGAGTAGTTCTTGCCGAACTATTGACAGGGATGAAACCTATCTCCAAGGACAGAAATGAGGAGGAGAAGAATTTGGCAGAGTATTTTGTTTTGTCGATGAGAAGGAATCAATTGTTTCAAATTCTTGATCGTAGAGTTGTAAGAGAGGGAAGCCTCGAACAACTCCAAAAGGTGGCTGAGCTAGTGAAGAGCTGTCTTAGTTTGCACGGAGAAGATAGGCCTACCATGAAAGAAGTAGCAAGTGAACTTGAAAATTTGAGAAAGTTCACCAAAAATAACCCATGGGCTAATGGAAACGGACATGAAGAGAACGAAGATGAATTATCAGATCTTTATACAATTCCAATCGAGTCTAATACAGACATCGACAATTTCTCTGGACAATATAGTTCTAATTCCTATACAAATAGCAGCAACTTTTCTGGACAATATAGTTCAGGTAGTACTTCTAACACAAATAGCCCATTGATGAAAAACAGAAGGGCAATTTGA
- the LOC138338284 gene encoding uncharacterized protein, producing MKALDDTYVPSGTSSDNVAAMIHQVIRGHRISFCDDEMPAEGRAHNKALHITVICRGKVINRVLVDEGSGLNICPLSTLKQLRFDLGKLEQNQVNVRAFDGVQRDTLGAVNLTIQMGPTEFKAKFQVLDIDTSYNFLLGRPFIHAAGAVPSTLHQMIKLVWKNEELVIHGEKGQSGR from the coding sequence ATGAAAGCCCTGGATGACACATATGTGCCCTCGGGTACAAGCAGCGACAATGTAGCTGCTATGATTCACCAGGTCATTCGGGGACACCGTATCAGTTTCTGCGATGATGAAATGCCGGCCGAAGGGAGGGCCCACAACAAAGCTCTACACATCACCGTGATATGTCGCGGAAAGGTCATCAACCGTGTTCTGGTAGACGAAGGATCTGGTTTGAACATATGCCCCCTGTCCACATTGAAGCAGCTAAGGTTTGACCTCGGAAAGTTGGAGCAAAACCAGGTCAATGTGAGAGCATTCGACGGTGTGCAGAGAGACACGTTGGGAGCTGTGAAcctgaccatccaaatgggcccCACAGAGTTCAAGGCAAAGTTCCAGGTGTTGGACATCGACACCAGCTATAACTTTCTGTTGGGAAGGCCATTCATCCACGCAGCTGGGGCCGTCCCCTCCACTCTCCACCAAATGATAAAACTGGTGTGGAAAAATGAAGAACTGGTGATTCATGGTGAAAAGGGTCAATCGGGAAGGTAA